A single region of the Brachypodium distachyon strain Bd21 chromosome 3, Brachypodium_distachyon_v3.0, whole genome shotgun sequence genome encodes:
- the LOC100825110 gene encoding nucleolar complex protein 2 homolog — MSDSDEYVDLPVSDEDEDEWEDGEDVEDEDEEEEVKGSSKKKAKQHVDQLKRLQEKDPEFFKYLEECDKELLDFNDDSIDDDQETDEEPRSVPKEEPKQSVKPITMEMVDSWCNGAEDGKIGSIRSVLQAFRRACHYGEDSGDNSAPKFSVMSGSVLDKVMHFVLKNMDNVLRQLLGAPSFGGKKEKISELMLTKTWKRHGSLMRVYLVNALHMITEMTDEQMIAFTIHRVRASAVFLAAFPSLLRKYVKALLYTWARGRGAMPLVSFLFLRDLCIQVGQDCLDMCLKGIYKAYLVNCKLAKSIGGSKLQQIQFLGNCVKELYSVDPQSAYQHAFVFIRQLAVILRGVLTERGPKTPKDKTKKERGKPTNKQLEKSYQKVYDWQYIFCLELWTSVVCGCSSEEDFRPLAYPLTQIIHGVACLVPSARYFPVRIRCVKMLNCIAEATGTFIPVSSLLLDMLEMKELRGRPDGGVGKAVNLINVKQVDKKTVKTRAFQEACIYSVVNELAKHLAQWSYSIAFFEMSFLPLVQLRNFCKSIKADRFRKEMKDLIREVEANVEFISSKRAGVAFSPNDPAVDSFLQVEKEERSSPLSRYVATLHQRAQNRIDAMDETSVIVGAESSTFSRRLSEVQKQQDDNEEKIGFSKNLLAEKKKTKTAKEKTKKRARDHDDVPTEEDVVEDLIISSDEEEDENNDLESDEDGSAPVEDDSDEDFIDPDSAYKKQKKAKLKKRNKYQPSNKASSKTKWKPHPKKKAKH; from the exons ATGTCGGACTCCGACGAATACG TGGACCTGCCTGTCTCGgacgaggatgaggatgagTGGGAGGATGGAGAGGATGTGGAAgacgaggatgaggaggaggaggtgaaggGAAGCtccaagaagaaggccaagcAGCACGTGGACCAGCTCAAGAGGCTGCAGGAAAAG GATCCTGAATTCTTTAAATATTTAGAAGAATGTGATAAAGAGCTTTTGGACTTCAATGACGATTCCATCGAC GATGACCAAGAAACTGATGAGGAACCTAGGTCTGTCCCTAAGGAAGAACCAAAACAAAGTGTTAAACCTATTACAATGGAAATGGTTGATTCTTGGTGCAATGGAGCAGAAGATGGGAAGATAGGCTCTATCCGATCTGTTCTCCAAGCCTTCAGGAGAGCCTGTCATTATGGTGAGGACAGTGGGGACAATTCGGCACCAAAATTCAGTGTCATGTCCGGTAGTGTACTTGATAAAGtcatgcattttgttttgaagaacatgGATAATGTTCTTCGCCAATTACTCGGTGCTCCTAGCTTTggagggaaaaaagaaaaaatcagtGAGCTGATGTTGACTAAAACATGGAAGAGGCATGGTAGTCTAATGAGGGTATATCTTGTCAACGCACTCCATATGATAACAGAGATGACTGATGAGCAAATGATAGCATTTACAATTCACCGTGTCAGAGCATCAGCTGTTTTTCTGGCAGCCTTCCCTTCTCTCCTGAGGAAGTATGTTAAG GCTCTACTGTATACCTGGGCTAGAGGACGAGGTGCCATGCCTcttgtttcatttttgttccttCGAGACTTGTGTATTCAAGTAGGTCAGGATTGCCTTGACATGTGCCTGAAGGGTATCTACAAGGCTTATTTGGTGAACTGCAAATTGGCCAAGTCTATCGGTGGATCAAAACTGCAGCAAATTCAATTTCTTGGGAATTGTGTGAAAGAATTGTATAGTGTGGACCCTCAAAGTGCTTATCAACATGCTTTTGTTTTCATCCGTCAGCTGGCAGTTATCCTAAGAGGTGTTCTTACTGAAAGAGGACCAAAG ACACCAAAGGACAAaacgaagaaagaaagagggaaaccaacaaacaaacagCTGGAG aAATCCTACCAAAAAGTTTATGATTGGCAATACATATTCTGCCTTGAGCTTTGGACAAGTGTTGTGTGCGGATGTAGCAGTGAGGAAGATTTCCGACCTTTGGCTTATCCATTGACCCAGATAATACATGGTGTGGCATGTCTGGTACCTAGTGCACGTTACTTTCCTGTACGCATCAGATGTGTAAAGATGCTTAATTGCATTGCTGAAGCCACCGGTACCTTTATTCCGGTGTCCTCCCTGCTGCTTGATATGCTGGAGATGAAAGAACTTAGAGGGCGTCCAGACGGTGGTGTAGGCAAAGCGGTGAATCTGATCAATGTTAAACAG GTAGATAAGAAAACTGTGAAGACACGGGCCTTTCAGGAAGCCTGCATTTACTCTGTCGTCAATGAGCTTGCTAAGCATTTGGCCCAGTGGAGCTACTCCATTGCTTTCTTCGAAATGTCCTTTTTACCACTTGTTCAACTTCGGAACTTTTGCAAAAGCATCAAGGCTGACAGATTTCGGAAAGAGATGAAGGATCTAATTCGCGAG GTAGAGGCCAATGTTGAGTTCATAAGCTCAAAGCGTGCAGGAGTTGCATTTTCTCCCAATGATCCAGCGGTAGATTCGTTTCTACAG GTTGAGAAGGAAGAACGATCAAGTCCTCTCTCAAGATATGTTGCTACTCTACATCAGAGAGCGCAGAATAGAATCGATGCTATGGATGAGACAAG TGTTATTGTCGGCGCAGAGTCCTCTACCTTCTCACGGAGATTATCAGAAGTACAGAAGCAACAGGATGataatgaagaaaaaattggTTTCAGTAAGAACTTGTTGgctgagaagaagaaaactaa AACTGCAAAGGAGAAGACCAAAAAACGAGCCCGTGACCATGATGATGTACCTACAGAGGAGGATGTGGTTGAGGATTTGATCATAAGTtcagatgaagaggaagacgagaaCAATGACCTTGAATCAGACGAGGATGGCTCTGCTCCGGTTGAAGATGACAGTGACGAAGATTTTATAGACCCAGACAGCGCGTATAAGAAACAGAAGAAGGCAAAATTAAAGAAACGTAACAAGTACCAGCCATCAAATAAAGCAtcctcaaaaacaaaatggaaaCCCCATCCTAAGAAGAAAGCAAAGCATTAG